In the genome of Triticum urartu cultivar G1812 chromosome 5, Tu2.1, whole genome shotgun sequence, one region contains:
- the LOC125511647 gene encoding heat stress transcription factor C-2a-like, whose translation MSGGMDSSSSGSGSSGGAGVAPFVAKTYGMVDDRATDAVVAWGPAGNSFVVADPFAFSQALLPAHFKHANFSSFVRQLNTYGFRKVDPDRWEFAHASFLRGQTHLLPRIVRRQSSAKRGGKEGGEEEDEESSSTVLAMEVVRLRQEQRATEERVAEMWRRVQETERRPKQMLAFLLKVVGDPDVLRRLAGSSGGGQDEGAEEVKRPRLLLDADGAGVDAGGLLYHHHHSGNLNLEEALVPEPSVDMYYAGGDGFGGPPYGFHMDSGY comes from the coding sequence ATGAGCGGCGGCATGGACTCGTCGTCCTCGGGCTCCGGGAGCTCTGGTGGTGCGGGGGTGGCGCCGTTCGTGGCCAAGACGTACGGGATGGTGGACGACCGGGCCACCGACGCCGTGGTCGCGTGGGGGCCCGCCGGCAACAGCTTCGTCGTCGCCGACCCCTTCGCCTTCTCGCAGGCGCTCCTCCCGGCGCACTTCAAGCACGCCAACTTCTCCAGCTTCGTCCGGCAGCTCAACACCTACGGCTTCCGCAAGGTGGACCCGGACCGGTGGGAGTTCGCGCACGCCTCCTTCCTCCGCGGCCAGACGCACCTCCTCCCCCGCATCGTCCGCCGCCAGAGCAGCGCCAAGCGCGGCGGCAAGGagggcggcgaggaggaggatgaggagagCAGCAGCACGGTGTTGGCCATGGAGGTGGTCCGGCTGAGGCAGGAGCAGAGGGCCACGGAGGAGCGCGTGGCGGAGATGTGGCGCCGGGTGCAGGAGACGGAGCGCCGGCCCAAGCAGATGCTCGCCTTCCTCCTCAAGGTGGTGGGCGACCCCGACGTGCTGCGCCGCCTCGCGGGCAGCTCGGGGGGCGGCCAGGACGAGGGCGCGGAGGAGGTCAAGAGGCCGCGGCTGCTGCTCGACGCGGACGGCGCGGGGGTCGACGCAGGGGGGCTGTTGTACCACCACCACCACAGCGGCAACCTGAACCTGGAGGAGGCCCTGGTGCCGGAGCCCAGCGTGGACATGTACTACGCCGGAGGGGACGGGTTCGGCGGCCCGCCGTACGGTTTTCACATGGACAGCGGCTACTGA
- the LOC125506537 gene encoding heat stress transcription factor C-2a-like, translating into MMRGAVSGMESSSSSGSSSGSAAGAGVAPFVAKTYGMVDDRPTDAVVAWGPAGNSFVVADPFAFSEMLLPAHFKHSNFSSFVRQLNTYGFRKVDPDRWEFAHASFLRGQTHLLRHIVRRQSSGTGGRRGKDDREDENGSSTMLAMEVVQLRREQRATEERVAAMWRRVQETERRPKQMLAFLLKVVGDPDMVRRLAGSGQDEDARVNRPRLLLDSREEQRMPVDGQSYHNHSNLNMEEACVLEPSVELYYAGGDVQADGGGGGGGGRHPPYAFHVNSGY; encoded by the coding sequence ATGATGAGAGGCGCCGTCAGCGGCATGGAGTCGTCGTCCTCATCCGGGAGCTCCTctggttcggctgccggggcGGGGGTGGCGCCGTTCGTGGCCAAGACTTACGGGATGGTGGACGACCGGCCCACCGACGCCGTCGTCGCGTGGGGGCCCGCCGGCAACAGCTTCGTCGTCGCCGACCCCTTCGCCTTCTCGGAGATGCTGCTGCCCGCGCACTTCAAGCATTCCAACTTCTCCAGCTTCGTCCGGCAGCTCAACACCTACGGCTTCCGCAAGGTGGACCCGGACCGGTGGGAGTTCGCGCATGCCTCCTTCCTCCGCGGCCAGACGCACCTCCTGCGCCACATCGTCCGGCGCCAGAGCAGCGGTACCGGAGGCAGGCGCGGCAAGGACGACCGCGAAGATGAAAACGGCAGCAGCACGATGTTAGCCATGGAGGTGGTCCAGCTGAGGCGGGAGCAGAGGGCCACCGAGGAGCGCGTGGCGGCGATGTGGCGCCGGGTGCAGGAGACGGAGCGCCGGCCCAAGCAGATGCTCGCCTTCCTGCTCAAGGTGGTCGGCGACCCCGACATGGTGCGCCGCCTCGCAGGCAGCGGCCAGGACGAGGACGCGCGGGTCAACAGGCCGCGGCTGCTTCTCGACAGCAGGGAAGAACAGAGGATGCCCGTCGACGGGCAGTCGTACCACAATCACAGCAACCTGAACATGGAGGAGGCCTGTGTGCTGGAGCCCAGCGTGGAATTGTACTACGCCGGAGGCGACGTGcaggcggacggcggcggcggcggcggcggcggacgacaCCCGCCATACGCGTTCCACGTCAACAGCGGCTACTGA
- the LOC125511648 gene encoding basic transcription factor 3-like: MNVDKLKKMAGAVRTGGKGSVRRKKKAVHKTTTTDDKRLQSTLKRVGVNTIPGIEEVNIFKDDVVIQFQNPKVQASIAANTWVVSGTPQTKKLQDLLPTIINQLGPDNLDNLRRLAEQFQKQMPGGEAGGASIGAAQDDDDDVPELVPGETFEEAAEEKKEPEAKKEAEPEEKKESS, translated from the exons ATGAATGTCGACAAGCTGAAGAAGATGGCCGGTGCCGTGCGCACCGGGGGCAAGGGCAGCGTGCGCAG GAAGAAGAAGGCCGTTCACAAGACCACGACCACTGATGACAAGAGGCTTCAAAGCACCTTGAAGAGAGTAGGAGTGAACACCATTCCTGGTATTGAAGAGGTCAACATTTTCAAGGATGACGTTGTCATCCAATTTCAGAACCCGAAAG TGCAAGCATCAATTGCCGCAAACACATGGGTAGTCAGTGGAACACCACAGACGAAAA AGCTGCAAGATTTACTGCCGACAATTATCAACCAACTGG GCCCGGATAACTTGGACAACCTGCGAAGGCTTGCGGAGCAGTTCCAGAAGCAGATGCCTGGTGGTGAGGCTGGCGGCGCCAGCATCGGTGCTGCCCAGGACGATGATGACGATGTCCCAGAGCTCGTCCCAGGAGAGACCTTCGAAGAGGCcgcagaggagaagaaggaacCCGAGGCGAAGAAGGAAGCGGAGCCGGAGGAGAAGAAAGAGTCGTCGTAA